The genome window CCGGCGGCGAAGATGCGCTCTTCCATCCCGGCGGTATCGCGCGAGCGGTTGGCGGTTTCAAGGAGCTTCGTGAGTTCGGTGCCGGACCAGAAGCGCGACTCGAAGTCGTCCGTCTGGCGCGTGGCGCGGGTAATCGCAAAGAATTTGCGGAAGATCACGGTCCAGCTGGCAAGCGAAAGAACGATCAGGATGGCGAGAACGATCTTCACCACAATGCTCGCGTTGGAGATGAGCGTGAGGATCGAAAGATCGGCGGTAGCGTTCATTTGAGCAAAAATGAATGGTTGAAGGAGAAAAAGAAAAATCAGTTCGCCGGGGCGTCGGCTTCATCAAGCAGCCGGCAGATGCGCTCGTAGAGCTCATCCTTCATGGCGGAGGGCGCGAGCGTCGCGCGGCTCACGCACCCGACTCTCACTTCGCCCTCGGTCACGAGCTCGCCCCTGGCGTTGACCACGTTCTGCTCGAAGACGATGGAAGCGCGCCGCAGCTGCTTCACGCGCGTAACGACCGTCAGGTCGTCGTCAAGGCGCGCGGCTCTGCGGTAGCGGATCGAGACGCTCGCCGCAACAAATAGCTGCCCGTCGGGATTGGTGAGCTCTCCGGCCTGGGAGACGGCGAGCCGGCGCATCAGGTCTGAGCGCGCGCGCTCCATGTACTTCAGGTAGTTGCTGTGGTAGACGATGCCGCCCGCATCCGTATCTTCCCAGTAAATATGAACGGGAAATCGGGCTGTAAACTGAGACATAGTGTCAAGGAAAAGCGGAAGAGCGAATCTTGAAGTGGGTGCCGCGCGCATTGGGGCGCGAAGCATCCCGTAGTATAGGGGTTTGACCGCACTGAACGAGGTCCGAATGGGCGCTGCGGCAATGTTTTGCAATAGAAGAGACACCATGGAGGCAGGCGTGAGGCGTCGAGGATGGATTGAGCGGGCGGCGGGCGTAAGTCCGGCACTCTCGGGAGTGCTCTGTGCGCTGGTCGCGGTGCTCTCAGCCCTCGTTCTCGGCCTTCTGCTCCCGGATGCCCCGACGAGTCCCCGGCCGCTTGCCGACTATGGAGAGAAAACGCTCTTTACGGCCTTCGGCTCGAGAAGCCCGAGAACGCTCGATCCGCAGAAATCCTATTCGTCGGACGAGACGGCTTATACCTATGCGGTCTATGAGCCCCCCTACCAGTATGCGTATCTGAAGCGCCCCTACGTGCTTGAACCCCGGACGGCCGAAGCCGTTGCGGCTCCGCTTTATTTTGACCGCGAGGGGAGGGAACTTCCTTCCGACGCCGATCCGGCTCTGATTGCGGAATCGCACTATGAGATCCGCATCCGCCCCGGGATCCGCTATGCGCCGCATCCGGCTTTTGCCAAGGACGCGGACGGGAAATACCTCTACCACGCCTTGTCGGCGGAGGAAGCCTCCCGCGTGAGAAGTCCCTTTGATCTTCCGAAAGCGGATACGCGCGAACTTGTTGCCGCCGACTACGTGAACGGCATTCGCCGCATTGCGAGCCCGCAGGTCGCAAGTCCCATTTTCGGCACGATGAGCGCGCGCATTGTCGGATTTCATGAATTCCGCGAGGCGCTCCGTCAGAAATGGAAGGCCATGCGCGAGCGCGGCGCCGCGGATGATGCCTGGCTCGACCTCATGAGCATTCCGTTCGCAGGCGTTGAGGTTATCGACCGCTATCGCTTTCGCATCCGCGTGAAGGGGAAGGACCCGCAGTTCTCCTACTGGCTCGCGATGACGTTCTTTGCGCCCGTTCCGGCAGAAGCCGAAAAGTTCTACGCCCAGAAGCGACTCCGGGCCAACAATGTGTCGCTCGACACCTGGCCCGTCGGTACCGGGGCGTTCCGGATGAAGACCTTCCTTGAAAATCGCCGCCACGAGCTCGAAAGAAACCCCCTCTATGCGCACGGGACCTATCCCTGCGAGGGCGAATCCGGCGACAGGGAGGCGGGGCTCCTCTCCGACTGCGGCAAGCCCCTTCCTTTCGTCGACCGCGTGGTCTTCGAGATCGAGAAGGAAGCCATGCCGCTGCAGTCGAAGTTCCTCGCGGGCTACTACGACAGTCCCTTCATCGAACGCGTCGATACGGGGCTGGGCTATCTGGTTGCCATGGAGGACGATCCCGGAAAGGCGAGCCTCTATCGGGAGCGCGAGCTCAAATTCCCGAAGACCGTCCAGACGGGGCTCTGGTACCTGGGCTTCAACTGGCTCGATCCGGTGGTCGGAGGCGGGAGGACCCCGGAAGAAGCGGAGCGCCACAGGTACCTTCGTCAGGCAATCGCGATTGCGGTCGACTGGGAGGAAAACATCGCGATCTTCCAGAAGAACCAGGGGATGCCCGCCCACGGGCCGATTCCTCCGGGACTTTTCGGCTGGCGCGACGACGGCCCCTCGGCCTTTAATCCTGAGGTGTATGCAAAGGACGCCTCCGGCAGGGCGGTGAGAAAGCCGATTGAGGAAGCAAAGCGCCTTCTTGCGCTTGCGGGCTTCCCGGACGGGCGCGACGCGAAGACGGGCGCACCTCTCGTTCTTTATTTCGACTATCAGAATGCCGCTCAGGGCGGAAGCGCCTATCTCGAGTGGTATCAGCGGCAGTTCAAAAAACTCGGCATTCAGCTTGAAATCCGGGCCACCGACTACAACCGCTTCCAGGAAAAAATGATGAAGGGCGCGGCGCAGATCTTCTTCTGGGGGTGGAATGCGGACTATCCGGATGCGGAAAACTTCCTCTTCCTTTTCTATGGCCCCAACGGCAAGGTGAAGAACGAAGGGGAAAATGCAGCGAACTATGAGAGCGAAGCCTTTGATGCGGCCTTCCGCGAGATGCGCTTTCTCGAGGATGGTCCCCGGCGCGCGGAGCTTATCGACCGCATGATCCGGATTCTGCAGGAGGATGCGCCGATCCTCTTCGGCTACTTCCCGCCGGGAGCCGCCGCCTATCACGCCTGGGTCGGGAACGCGAAGCCCTCGGGCATGGTGCAGAACAGCCTGCAGTATCTCAAGGTCGATGAAAAGGCGAGAGTCGAGCGCCTCGTTGAATGGAATAAGCCCGTTCTCTGGCCTTTCGGGCTCCTCGTCTTCGCGCTTTTGATGCTTCTGAGGGGCGCGGCGGGGCTCATCGTGCGCCGCGAAAGCCTGAGAATGCGGCCGCTCAAGGGAGAATAAAAAATGCTCACCTATCTCCTCAGGCGGATCGCCTACGGCGTTCTCATTCTTTTCGGCGTCAATCTCCTTACCTTCGTCCTCTTTTTTGCCGTCAATACGCCCGACGACATGGCGCGCCTCAATCTGGGCGGCCGGCGCGTGACGGCCGACGCCATTCAATCCTGGAAGGCGGCGCGCGGGCTCGACAAGCCCCTTTTCTTCAATGGCGAAAAAGAAGGCGCAGAAAAGCTCACTGATACGATCTTTTTTGAAAAGAGCGTTCCGCTTCTCGCGCTCGACTTCGGCAGAAGCGACAGCGGCCGCGATATCGGATACGAGATTTCAACGCGCATGTGGCCGTCCCTTGCGCTCGCACTTCCGACCTTCGTTCTCGGCCTCATCGTGATGGTCTCCTGGTCGCTCCTGGTGGTTTCCTTCCGGCGAACGAAGGTGGAGGCGGCGGCGATCGGCCTCTCGGTCTTCCTCATGTCGATTTCCGGGCTCTTCTACATCATCGTCGGACAGTGGCTCTTTTCGAAAGTCATGCAGATTGCTCCCGTCTCGGGCTGGACGGACGGCCCGGGAATGATCGCCTTTCTCGTGCTCCCGGTCCTGATTGCGCTTTTCTCGCGCCTGGGGAGCGATACGCTTCTCTACCGCGCCATGTTCCTTGAGGAAATGGGGCGCGACTACGTCCGCACGGCGCGCTCGAAGGGGCTGACCGAGGGCGAGGTCTTAAGGCGCCATGTGCTTCGGAATGCGCTTCTCCCCATCATCACGTCGTCCGTTGCCGTGATTCCGATGCTCTTCATGGGAAGCCTCATCATGGAGAATTTCTTCGGCATCCCCGGGCTCGGGAGCTATACGCTTGACGCGCTCGGCGCGCAGGATTTTTCGATCGTCCGCACGATGGTGTTCCTGGGGACCCTCGCCTACATCGTCGGCCTTATCCTTACGGACCTTGTCTACGCGTGGGTTGATCCGCGCATCCGCCTTTCCTGACCGAGATTTCCCGAAGCAACCGAATCATGCTCCCCGTCATCCTTCCCACGGACATCGTCGCCTGGCTCCTCGTCGCATTTCTTGTCTGGGCCGTCTTTTTCGTGAGGCGCTCCGAAGACCTTTCCCGCCGCTGGCGGCGCGTCTTTGCGCGCCCTGCGGCCGCCGCTTCCGCCGCCATCCTCGGGGTCTTCCTTCTGACGGCGCTTGCGGACAGCGTGCACTGGCGGGACGCTCTTCCTCCGGCGCCGGGCGCGGCCGCGAATGCGCCCGCGGCTTATTCGGCGGAAGTGAAGTCGCTCCTTGACGTCTTCATCCTTGAAAAGCTCGGCGCCGCAGGGGATGAGCGAAGCTATTCGAGGCCCTTCGCGACGCATGAATTCGACCGCACGACCGTCATTCGGGACGGCAAGGCCGTTCGCGACTATCAGCCGCTCATCCATGCCGGAAAGCTTCCGCCCCATCGAACCCGAATCGTGGAGATCGCGCGTAAAACCCTCATTGCCGCAATTGCCGGAGGCGTGACGGCGATTCTCGGCTGGATTTTCCTCGGGCTCTTCGTTGCGCATCGGCGCGGGACGACCTTTGCCCACGCCATGAGAATCATCGGGAACCGCGACGGGACCTTTCTCTGGCGTCCGGCGCTTCTCACCCTCACGGTGTTCTGGCTCCTTTTCGTCTGGCTGCTTCTTGTCTGGCCGGGCTGGCACGTGTTCGGAACGGATGCAGTCGGAAACGACGTGCTCTACGAAGCAATGAAGAGCATCCGAACGGCCGTCGTGATCGGCACGCTCGCAACGCTCGCGACGCTGCCCTTTGCCGTGACGCTCGGCATCGCCGCGGGGTATTTCAAGGGGCGCGTGGACGACGTGATTCAGTACATCTACACGACCATTTCCTCGATTCCGAGCGTGCTCCTCATCGCGGCTTCCGTGCTCATGGTTCAGGTGTTCCTCGACAAGAACGACGGCTGGTACCAGACGAGCCTCGAGCGTGCTGATCTGCGCCTCATGCTCCTTGCCGTCATCATCGGCATGACGGGGTGGGCAACGCTCGCGAGGCTCCTGCGTGCGGAGACGATGAAGCTTTCAACGCTCGACTTCGTAACGGCCGCGAAGGCGCTCGGGGTCAGCCCCTTCGCGATCATGCGCCGGCACATTCTTCCCAACGTCATGCACATCGTGCTCATCGTGACGGTGCTCGATTTTTCGGGAATCGTGCTCTATGAGGCCGTCCTTTCCTATGTCGGGGTAGGCGTTGATCCGGCGATGCATTCCTTCGGCACGATGATCAATGCGGCGAGAAGCGAACTCTCGCGCTCCCCGATGGTCTGGTGGAACCTGGCGGCAAGCTTCATCTTCCTCGTTGCGCTGGTGCTTCCGGCCAATCTCTTTGCCTCTGCCGTGAGGGATGCGTTTGATCCGCGCGCCGTCGCCAAAAGCGCTCCGAACGAGCAAAAGAACCCGAAGGAGGGATCGTGAGCGAAAAGCCGTTGCTGTCCGTGAGGGACCTCTCCGTCGATCTGCCGCTCGAGGGCGGAACGCTCCATGCGGTAAGGCATGTTTCCTTTGAACTCATGCGGGGCGAAACGCTGGCGCTCGTGGGAGAATCCGGCTGCGGCAAAAGCATGGCCGCCTCCGCTCTGATGCGGCTTCTCCCGGAAGATGCGCGGACGCCGTCGGGGCGCATTGTTTTTGACGGGACGGAGCTTCTCTCCCTCATGGAATCCGAAATGCGCGCCTTCCGGGGCGCGCGGATCGCGTTGATTTTTCAGGAGCCCGCCACGAGCTTCAATCCGGTGATGACGGTGGGCGCGCAGATTGTGGAAATGATCCGGGCGCACCGGCGGGTGACTTCCAGCGAAGCCCGGAAGGCCGCCATCGAGTGGCTACGGCGCGCGGGCGTGCCCGAGCCCGAGCGGCGTTTCAGCGCTTTCCCGCATGAACTCTCGGGGGGCCTCAAGCAGCGCGCGATGATTGCGATGGCGCTCTCGGCCGAACCCGACATCGTGATTGCCGACGAACCCACAACGGCGCTTGATGTAACCCTACAGGCGCAGGTGCTCGATGAGCTGAAGCGCCTCAAACGCGAACGCGGGCTCACGCTTCTTCTCATCACGCACGACCTGGCGCTGCTCCCCGGAATCGCCGATCGGGTGGCGCTCATGTATGCGGGCGAAATCGTTGAAACGGCGCCCACGGAGGACTTTTTCCGCGCGCCCGAACACCCCTATGCCCGGGCGCTCCTGAGAGCGCTTCCCAAAAGCGGAAACCGGGAGGAGAGGCTTCACCCCATTGAGGGAACCGTGCCGCTTCTCACTCGGATTCCGGAGGGCTGCGCCTTTGCGCCCCGCTGTCCCTATGCGGAGAGCCGCTGCAGAAGCGAGGCGCCCCGGGAGATATGGAGGGGCGACCGCCGGGGCACCGTACGCTGCCGGCGCGCGGGCGGACTTGCAGAGGCAGAATCCCGGGCTACCGGCGAGGCGCTCTCGGAGAAATCCGACAAGGCGGCGGACGAAGCGCTTCTCGAAATCCGGCATCTTTCGGTGAAGGTGAACCCGAGGAACATGCGGGAAAAGGCGGCGGAGCTCCTCGGAAAGGCGCGGCCCCGGGTGATCCTTCCCGATCTCAATTTCGAAATTCGCCGCGGCCGCACGCTCGCGCTCGTCGGGGAATCGGGGAGCGGAAAGACGACGGCCGCGCTCGCGGCACTGGGGCTTCTCGGGAGCGGCCTTCACGCTGAAGGGACGGTTTTGCTTCGCGGGGAAGCCTTTCGTGCGGATGCGCCGAGGCCGATCCGTTTTCGCCGAGCCGTACAGGTGGTTTTTCAGGATCCCTTCTCGTCGCTGGATCCCCGCATGACGGTCGAGGAGCTTCTCGGCGAGGCGTTCACCGCCCTATGCCCGGATCTGAAGGGCGACGCTCGAAGCGCCCGCATCGGGCGGCTTCTTGACGAAACGGGATTGCCGGCCGGAAGCCGCACGCGCTATCCGCATGAATTTTCGGGCGGCCAGCGCCAGAGAATCGCGATTGCGCGGGCGCTTGCCGCCGAACCCGAAATTATTCTTCTCGACGAACCCACGTCGGCGCTTGATGTGTCCGTGCAGGCGCAGATTCTCAATCTCCTGCTGGGGCTGCAGAAGGAACGGGGGCTGTCGTACCTCCTGATCACGCACAATTTCGGCGTGGTCGAATATCTCGCGCACCGCATCGCCGTGATGAAGGCCGGCCGGATTGTGGAGGAAGGTCCGGCCTCGCAGGTGATGAATTCGCCGCAGGATCCCTATACGCAGAGGCTCCTCGCGAGTGTGCCGAGGATAAGGACGTCTTAGCTCTGCGAAAAGAGCGAGGCGTTTCCCGGCGTCGTCGGGGGCGTGAGTCCGAAGTGCTGCCAGGCAAGGGGAGCCGCCACGCGTCCGCGGGGCGTTCGCTGCAGGAACCCCTGCTGAATGAGGTAGGGTTCGACCACGTCCTCGAGCGTTTCCCGGTCTTCGCCGATGGCGGCCGCAAGGTTGTCGATGCCGACGGGGCCTCCCGCGAATTTTTCAAGGATCGTGAGGAGAAACCGCCGGTCGATGAAGTCAAGTCCCACCGGGTCGACGTCAAGCATCGTGAGGGCCGCTGAAGCCACTTCGCGCGTGATCGTGCCGTCGTGCTTCACTTCCGCATAGTCGCGCACGCGCCGCAGAAGGCGGTTGGCGACGCGGGGCGTGCCGCGGCTTCTGCCGGCGATTTCGGCCGCTCCCTCGGGGGCGATCGCGACATTGAGGAGCTTCGCTGACCGCCGCACGATCGTGATGAGCTCGTCCTTGTCGTAAAACTGAAGCTGGTTGACGATCCCGAAGCGCGCGCGCAGCGGGTTAGTGAGCGAACCCGCGCGGGTGGTGGCGCCGATCAGGGTGAAGGGCGGGAGATCGAGCTTGATCGAACGCGCGGCGGGGCCCTCGCCGATCATGATGTCGATCTGATAGTCCTCGAGCGCCGGATAGAGGATTTCCTCCACAACGGGCGAAAGACGGTGAATCTCGTCGATGAAGAGCACATCGTTCTTTTCGAGATTCGTGAGGATTGCCGCGAGGTCGCCCGGGCGTTCGAGCACGGGGCCCGAGGTCTGCCTCAGATTCACGCCCATTTCAGCCGCGACAATGTGCGCAAGCGTCGTCTTGCCGAGGCCCGGAGGCCCGAAAAGAAGAAGGTGGTCGAGCGGCTCCCCGCGGCGGCGGGCGGCTTCGATGAAGATCTGAAGCTGCTCGCGCACGGCACGCTGGCCGACGTAGTCGGCGAGCTTCGTCGGGCGAAGCGCCCGGTCGATGTTCTCTTCGTTGGGGCTTTCGCAGGCGCCTTCGATGATGCGGGTATCAGAGTCGGACATGGATGGAAGAGCGGAAATCGTCGGTAAATTCTGGATGCGGACAGTCGATCACTGAGCCCGGAGAAGAGGCTCATCTCCGATCGGCAGGCGGTCTCTATTATTTCGGGTGGTCTGAAAGGATCGAATAACGATCTCAATCATTTTGTAATTGTTGCACAAACGAAAAATGCATTCACTGTCATTAAAGTTACACATAAAACCAACAGGACGCTTCGCCGCAGTATAGCAACCGCACGGAGAGTCTCCATCTTCGTCATCCAAGTCCTGACAACTACCGGTTTACGCTTTGCGGATGTCGCCTGATAATCGAAAGAACAGGCGGTTTTCAGAGGAGGCTGGCATGAGCTCCGCTCCTATTCGCAATCGAGCGCTCGAGAGGAGCGCAGACGACGCGCTGCGGCGCATTTTCGGCTTTATAGCGTTTTATTCGCTTTTCATCTTCTTGGGCCTCCTGGTTTTGACTGCCGCCTGCGGCCTCACGTGGTGGGTCCTGGGGACGCTCATCCCGGCTCTTCTCCATCATCTCAAACTGGTGGTGCTCCTCCTCGTGATGCTTGCCGGCGTCTGGGGCGTCGCGCTTCTGGTCGGCGGCATTCTGATTGAGCCGCTCTTCCGGATTGAGAAGTCGAGCCCCGAGACAGCCCGGATCGTGACGAAGCAGGATGCGCCGGAGTTGTTTGAACTGATCGAGGAAACGGCGCGCGAGGTCGGCACGTCCATGCCGAAGACGGTCTATCTCACGCCGGAAGCGGACGCCTGCGTGTTCTTTGATGCCTCTTACTGGGGCCTCTTCAAGGGCGCCGAAAAGAATCTGAGCATCGGTGCGGGGCTCATGGCGGATCTGTCCCGGAGCGAATTCAAGGCCGTGCTGGCGCATGAATTCGGGCATGTCGCGCAATCGGCCATGCGGTGCGGATCAGCCGTCTGGATGCTGAATCAGATGATTGATCTGCTCCTTTCAAGCCGAAGCCGCTTTGATGGGCTCATTGACGCATGGGCGCAGGCGGATTCGAGGCTCTGGCGCCTTTTCGGGAGCGCTGCAAAGCGGCTCCTGCGATTCATCCGCAGCCTTGTGCTCAAGCGCTGGCTCAGAGTCAGAAAAGCGGATCTTTCGCTTTCCCGTCAGATGGAATTTGATGCCGACGCGGCCGCAGGCCGCACAGCCGGCATCGGGAACACGATTTCCATGCTCGCGAAGCTCCCGGTGCTCTCGCGCAGACAAACGCTCTGCGGCCGGCTTCTTAATGAGTTCTGCCGCGAGAAAGGCGAACTTCTCACGGACTTTTGGGGAGCTTATCGGTCTCTTGAAAATCTCTTTGAGCGCAATGACGGGGTCAGGCTCTCAGCCGCGCAGAAGCTCGCGGCGATACCGGCGGGCTTTGAGGGAAGCGACGCACGGCTCTCGCTCGAAGACGTCTGGGATACGCATCCGGCGATTGCTGATCGAATCGAAGCCCTCCGGCGGCTTGAGGGCGGCACGGCTGAGAATGCTGTTCAGGAGGCCGGTTCGGACGCTCCGGCCATGTCTCTCATTCCTGCTTTTCTGGCGCGGGCGGTGGGTGCGGAGGCCGTTTCAGCAGTGATGAGTGCTGAGCCGAAGAGGACCGCGAAGACGAATGAATCCCAGGAAACATCGCAATTTGCCCTCTGGGCAGCAGGCGAATTTGCACGCTATATCCCGCCGATCTCGCTCGCGCCGTACATTGATCGGGATCTCGTTGAGTTTGATTTGTCAAGGGCGATAGAAAACGCACTGGCAGCGCCGCAGCCGGATCCATTCGTTCCAGCCAACGATGCGGATGTCCGGCAGTATGCCGCTGCGCTCGAAGACGCCAGCGTTCTGCACGATATCCTGCTCAGCCGCCGCGAAGCGGAGGCGCTCCGCTACGGCTCCATCCGGCTCGTGGATTTGCATTCGAAGAACCTCGATGAGGCGCTGTCGCAGCCGCTGGCATTGGCCGAGGAGCGGCTTCAATCGCTCGAGCCGCGCGTCAGAACGATTGACGAAGCGGTCTTCAAATGGCTTTATTCGCATGAGAAGCCGGCTGACCGCGGTGCGGTTGCGCGGGCCTACTGCGACATTTTCTATGCGCAGAGCTTCCTTTCCTCGGCGGACGCGCTTGCGGATCGCGGGGAGCGCCTTCAGGCCTGGCTCGACCGTGTGAACGAGCAGCTTCTCGACGCGAAAAAAGCGGAGGCGGAAGTCTTCATGAAGGAAACGTCGGCCTTGATGGACGACGTAACGGCATTGCTGCCCTACATAGACTGGGACGCGCTCGAAGACGTCGAAGATGCCTCCGGATTGGAGGAACTGCGCCGGACGGCCGACACTTTCGTCGCCAAAGATGAGAAGGAAGCCGAAGAAACCGTGGAAACGCGAACGCTGACCTCATTCGCGCAAAACATCGTGCATCTGCATGAAGCCCTGAGGCTAGTCGCAAGAGGCTTCATCGCGGATCGGGTCTATGAGCTCAGAGCTGCAGGGCCGGACATGGCCGGGCCCGGCAGCACGGGGAAAGAAGCGTAATCGTTTGGCCTTGAGGACCTGGAAACGCTCCCGGCGGCAGTTACCGCGACAGCGACTTGAGGGCGAGCCGGATGCCTTCGGAGACGCCCGTGTCTTCGGGCACGCGCTTTGCGGCGGCCTGCGCCTCGCGGTCGGAGTAGCCGAGCGCAATGAGGGCGGCTGCGATGTCCGCACGGGCGCTGCCTGGAGCCCCCGCCGGAACCGAAAGCGTTCCGCCCGAGAGCTTTCCCTTCAGTTCAAGAATGAGGCGTTCCGCGGTTTTCTTGCCGATCCCGGGAACGCGCGTGAGGAGTCCCGTTTCGCCTGATTCAATAGCGCTCGCAAGCTGATCGGCCGTCATTCCGGAGAGAACGGCGAGCGCAATGCGGGGCCCGACGCCCGAGACGCGGATGAGCGTGCGGAAGGCTGTCTGCTCAGCCTTCGTGGCAAAGCCGTAAAGGAGCTCGGCATCCTCGCGCACCACGAGGTGCGTGAAGAGCGTCACGTCGCCCCCGAGATCGGGAAGGTTGCAGAAGGTCGACATGGGAACGTCGACCTCGTAGCCGACGCCGCCCACATCCACGAGAACCTGAGGGGGATTTTTTTCAATGAGTTTTCCGTGAAGGCGGCCGATCATGGCTTTTCTCCTTTTTTGGCGAGAAGGCTCGTCCAGGCGGCGCGAGCGCCGCGCCCGGAGGCGCCGCGGCGCGCCGTGGCGTAAATGCGGCTGGTGCCGCCGGATTTCTCAAGCGCCCGAAGGCGATGCATGCTCGCCGAACAGATGGCGCAGGCAAGCGCATCGGCTTCGTCGGACCGAGGCGCTTCATCGAGCGCAAGAAGACGCATCACCATTTCCTGAACCATCAGCTTGTCTGCGCGCCCCGATCCGGTAACGGCCTGCTTGATTTCGCTCGGCGTGAATTCCTCCACGCTGAGGCCCGCGAGGTCGGCCGCGCAAAGCGCTGCGCCTCTTGCCTGACCGAGAAGCAGCGTGCTCTGCGGATTCACATTGACGAAGACGCGCTCGCAGGCGGCCTCCGTCGGCGCATGACGCGCGATGATCTGAGTGAGCTCGCGCGCAATGGTCCCGAGGCGCTCCGCCGTTTCTCCCTTCGGGACATCGATCACGCCGGAGGCGAGGCGGCGGCAGGAAGCGCCTTCCGCCTCAACGATGCCCCAGCCCGTATGGTTGAGGCCCGGATCGATGCCGAGAATGCGGATCATCGCGGATTATTTCGGCATGCCGGGGAAGCCGCCCCCGAAGCCGGGGAAGCCCCCGCCCATGCCGGGAAGGCCTGAGCCGCCGAACATCCGCATCATGCGCGAAAGCCCGCCCTTCTTCATGCGCTTCATCATGTCCTGGGTCTGCTCAAACTGCTTCAGCAGGCGGTTGACTTCCTGGACCGGCACGCCCGCGCCCTGCGCGATGCGCTTTTTGCGGCTTGCCTTGATGAGTTCGGGCTTTCTTCTTTCCTGAGGCGTCATCGAGTCGATGATGCCGAGCGTGCGCTTCAGGCTCTTCTGCACGTCTTCGTCGTTCACCTTGCTCGCGGCCTGCTGGAACTGCGCGGGCATCTTTTCGAGGATCGAGGAGAAGCTCCCGATATTGCCCATCTGCGCGAGCTGCGCGCGGAAGTCCGTGAGGTCGAACCGGTCGCCCGTGGAGAGCTTCTTCGCGAGCTTCTGCGCTTCGGCAATGTTGATCGACTTCGTGACGTCCTTCACGAGGCCGACGATGTCGCCCATGCCGAGGATGCGCGAAGCCATGGCTTCCGGGTCGAAGGGCTCGAACCCCGTGAGCTTTTCGGCCGTGCCGATGAACTTGATGGGCTTGCCGGTGATGAAGCGCACGGAGAGCGCCGCGCCGCCCCGGCTGTCGCCGTCGGCCTTCGTGAGCACGATGCCCGTGAGCGGCAGCCGCTCGTTGAAGGCGCGCGCCGTATTGACCGCATCCTGGCCGAGCATGGCGTCGATCACGAAGAGCGTTTCGGCGGGCTTGAGGAAAGTGTTGAGTTCAGCCACTTCCTGCATCATTGCTTCGTCAATTGCAAGGCGGCCCGCCGTATCGACGATCAGCACGTCGTAGAAGCGCCGGCGGGCTTCGGAAACCGCGCGCGACGCAATGTCGAGGGGCTTTTCGCCCACCGTGCTCGGGAACCAGTCGGCGCCCGCCTGTTCGGTGACGGCCTTCAGCTGATCAATAGCGGCAGGACGGTA of Sutterella faecalis contains these proteins:
- a CDS encoding YbgC/FadM family acyl-CoA thioesterase; the encoded protein is MSQFTARFPVHIYWEDTDAGGIVYHSNYLKYMERARSDLMRRLAVSQAGELTNPDGQLFVAASVSIRYRRAARLDDDLTVVTRVKQLRRASIVFEQNVVNARGELVTEGEVRVGCVSRATLAPSAMKDELYERICRLLDEADAPAN
- a CDS encoding ABC transporter substrate-binding protein; its protein translation is MEAGVRRRGWIERAAGVSPALSGVLCALVAVLSALVLGLLLPDAPTSPRPLADYGEKTLFTAFGSRSPRTLDPQKSYSSDETAYTYAVYEPPYQYAYLKRPYVLEPRTAEAVAAPLYFDREGRELPSDADPALIAESHYEIRIRPGIRYAPHPAFAKDADGKYLYHALSAEEASRVRSPFDLPKADTRELVAADYVNGIRRIASPQVASPIFGTMSARIVGFHEFREALRQKWKAMRERGAADDAWLDLMSIPFAGVEVIDRYRFRIRVKGKDPQFSYWLAMTFFAPVPAEAEKFYAQKRLRANNVSLDTWPVGTGAFRMKTFLENRRHELERNPLYAHGTYPCEGESGDREAGLLSDCGKPLPFVDRVVFEIEKEAMPLQSKFLAGYYDSPFIERVDTGLGYLVAMEDDPGKASLYRERELKFPKTVQTGLWYLGFNWLDPVVGGGRTPEEAERHRYLRQAIAIAVDWEENIAIFQKNQGMPAHGPIPPGLFGWRDDGPSAFNPEVYAKDASGRAVRKPIEEAKRLLALAGFPDGRDAKTGAPLVLYFDYQNAAQGGSAYLEWYQRQFKKLGIQLEIRATDYNRFQEKMMKGAAQIFFWGWNADYPDAENFLFLFYGPNGKVKNEGENAANYESEAFDAAFREMRFLEDGPRRAELIDRMIRILQEDAPILFGYFPPGAAAYHAWVGNAKPSGMVQNSLQYLKVDEKARVERLVEWNKPVLWPFGLLVFALLMLLRGAAGLIVRRESLRMRPLKGE
- a CDS encoding ABC transporter permease; protein product: MLTYLLRRIAYGVLILFGVNLLTFVLFFAVNTPDDMARLNLGGRRVTADAIQSWKAARGLDKPLFFNGEKEGAEKLTDTIFFEKSVPLLALDFGRSDSGRDIGYEISTRMWPSLALALPTFVLGLIVMVSWSLLVVSFRRTKVEAAAIGLSVFLMSISGLFYIIVGQWLFSKVMQIAPVSGWTDGPGMIAFLVLPVLIALFSRLGSDTLLYRAMFLEEMGRDYVRTARSKGLTEGEVLRRHVLRNALLPIITSSVAVIPMLFMGSLIMENFFGIPGLGSYTLDALGAQDFSIVRTMVFLGTLAYIVGLILTDLVYAWVDPRIRLS
- a CDS encoding ABC transporter permease; translated protein: MLPVILPTDIVAWLLVAFLVWAVFFVRRSEDLSRRWRRVFARPAAAASAAILGVFLLTALADSVHWRDALPPAPGAAANAPAAYSAEVKSLLDVFILEKLGAAGDERSYSRPFATHEFDRTTVIRDGKAVRDYQPLIHAGKLPPHRTRIVEIARKTLIAAIAGGVTAILGWIFLGLFVAHRRGTTFAHAMRIIGNRDGTFLWRPALLTLTVFWLLFVWLLLVWPGWHVFGTDAVGNDVLYEAMKSIRTAVVIGTLATLATLPFAVTLGIAAGYFKGRVDDVIQYIYTTISSIPSVLLIAASVLMVQVFLDKNDGWYQTSLERADLRLMLLAVIIGMTGWATLARLLRAETMKLSTLDFVTAAKALGVSPFAIMRRHILPNVMHIVLIVTVLDFSGIVLYEAVLSYVGVGVDPAMHSFGTMINAARSELSRSPMVWWNLAASFIFLVALVLPANLFASAVRDAFDPRAVAKSAPNEQKNPKEGS
- a CDS encoding dipeptide ABC transporter ATP-binding protein, which gives rise to MSEKPLLSVRDLSVDLPLEGGTLHAVRHVSFELMRGETLALVGESGCGKSMAASALMRLLPEDARTPSGRIVFDGTELLSLMESEMRAFRGARIALIFQEPATSFNPVMTVGAQIVEMIRAHRRVTSSEARKAAIEWLRRAGVPEPERRFSAFPHELSGGLKQRAMIAMALSAEPDIVIADEPTTALDVTLQAQVLDELKRLKRERGLTLLLITHDLALLPGIADRVALMYAGEIVETAPTEDFFRAPEHPYARALLRALPKSGNREERLHPIEGTVPLLTRIPEGCAFAPRCPYAESRCRSEAPREIWRGDRRGTVRCRRAGGLAEAESRATGEALSEKSDKAADEALLEIRHLSVKVNPRNMREKAAELLGKARPRVILPDLNFEIRRGRTLALVGESGSGKTTAALAALGLLGSGLHAEGTVLLRGEAFRADAPRPIRFRRAVQVVFQDPFSSLDPRMTVEELLGEAFTALCPDLKGDARSARIGRLLDETGLPAGSRTRYPHEFSGGQRQRIAIARALAAEPEIILLDEPTSALDVSVQAQILNLLLGLQKERGLSYLLITHNFGVVEYLAHRIAVMKAGRIVEEGPASQVMNSPQDPYTQRLLASVPRIRTS